A DNA window from Limisphaera ngatamarikiensis contains the following coding sequences:
- a CDS encoding DUF4129 domain-containing transglutaminase family protein: protein MEMHGWKPDAPDAPGMPARGAGASDATAATMEAAGSAPVQPPPLLIGATLMFWGWQTGHWVVAGVLAVVLEAARWVRVRWEFSDEDFRRIWALCSVFLLVALFWAFTANDGPSAFGQLVDSPGFWNQRRAGQVTTATAASVFRWLPLLMFPLAVAQAYSNRNGLTLSTISLLVRRHRRRLARAGVPLPPEPRFHSGYLYFGGCLAGACMQPVSGGRVLGTLVGLACLLGWALWPLRSRRYGVVTWVAVVLLAAAVGVAGQFGLWNLQRYIGGAGQLGEWLAGLRRTGAAPDLNTAQISWEGLAPWKLSTRIAVRLEVLQGPAPAYLRQGVYRLFMPPYWLNGEQENAFMPVNETPPESGNWPLVQQSEGSAVVRVVTWLHGRKDESRAGVLPLPPRTVLLRNFPAFSVERHPLGAVLVTGPGMVVFEAVHQGSAGWESPPEPDLDLSVPENLVPVLDRVIAEMGLPGRASWAVARPALTRFFEEKFQYRLWQPRPRYGRREQRPLEQFLLQSRAGHCEYFATATVLLLRRLGIPARYTVGYAVHEGSGRRYVVRDRDAHAWCQVWNAEAGRWEDFDTTPADWIAQERTRESGWLWWQDFWSWIRYQVGLAWWGYTRLRQYLLWFFVPVLAVLLVQVMFRRGRRRTARSGDNRGAWAGPGLDSEFYELERWLAARGWARQPHEPPGRWLRRVRTGFPADLWTPAWEEALRLHYRYRFDPRGLEPADRERLRLRVRECLQTLRARRRRPVPLGV, encoded by the coding sequence ATGGAAATGCACGGCTGGAAGCCGGATGCGCCGGATGCGCCGGGGATGCCGGCGCGCGGTGCCGGCGCGTCGGATGCGACGGCGGCGACGATGGAAGCCGCGGGGTCGGCACCGGTCCAACCGCCGCCGTTGTTGATCGGCGCAACCCTGATGTTTTGGGGTTGGCAGACCGGTCATTGGGTGGTGGCGGGGGTGTTGGCGGTGGTGTTGGAGGCCGCCCGGTGGGTGCGGGTGCGGTGGGAGTTTTCGGACGAGGACTTCCGGCGGATCTGGGCGTTGTGTTCGGTGTTCCTGTTGGTGGCGCTGTTCTGGGCGTTCACGGCGAATGACGGGCCTTCTGCGTTTGGTCAGTTGGTGGATTCGCCGGGATTTTGGAATCAGCGGCGTGCCGGTCAGGTGACCACGGCCACGGCGGCCTCGGTGTTTCGATGGTTGCCGTTGTTGATGTTTCCACTGGCGGTGGCGCAGGCGTACAGCAACCGGAACGGTCTGACGCTCAGCACGATTTCGCTTCTGGTGCGCCGGCATCGGAGACGACTGGCCCGGGCCGGTGTACCGCTGCCGCCGGAGCCGCGGTTTCACTCGGGCTATCTGTACTTTGGCGGGTGCCTTGCGGGTGCCTGCATGCAACCGGTGTCCGGTGGGAGGGTGCTGGGTACCCTGGTCGGTCTGGCCTGTCTGTTGGGTTGGGCGCTGTGGCCGCTGCGGTCGCGACGGTATGGTGTGGTCACATGGGTGGCGGTGGTGTTGCTGGCGGCGGCGGTGGGTGTGGCCGGCCAGTTCGGGCTTTGGAATCTGCAGCGGTACATCGGCGGGGCGGGCCAGTTGGGGGAATGGCTGGCGGGGTTGCGTCGGACGGGGGCGGCTCCGGACCTCAACACGGCGCAGATTTCGTGGGAGGGCCTGGCGCCGTGGAAACTTTCGACGCGGATTGCGGTGCGGCTGGAGGTATTGCAGGGGCCGGCTCCGGCGTATTTGCGGCAGGGGGTGTACCGGCTGTTCATGCCGCCCTACTGGTTGAACGGGGAGCAGGAAAACGCCTTCATGCCGGTGAACGAAACACCGCCCGAGAGCGGCAACTGGCCGTTGGTCCAGCAGTCGGAGGGGTCGGCGGTGGTGCGGGTGGTGACCTGGTTGCACGGGCGCAAGGATGAATCCCGGGCCGGCGTGTTGCCGTTGCCGCCGCGAACGGTGTTGTTGCGGAACTTTCCTGCGTTCAGTGTGGAACGGCATCCGTTGGGGGCGGTGCTGGTCACCGGGCCGGGGATGGTGGTGTTTGAGGCGGTGCACCAGGGGTCGGCGGGCTGGGAAAGTCCGCCGGAGCCGGACCTGGACCTGAGCGTGCCGGAGAATCTGGTGCCGGTGCTGGACAGGGTCATTGCGGAGATGGGGTTGCCGGGGCGGGCTTCGTGGGCGGTGGCACGGCCCGCACTGACCCGGTTTTTTGAGGAGAAGTTCCAGTACCGGCTCTGGCAACCGCGGCCGCGCTACGGGCGACGCGAGCAACGGCCGCTGGAACAGTTTCTTTTGCAGAGCCGGGCCGGGCACTGCGAGTACTTTGCCACGGCCACGGTGTTGTTGTTGCGCCGGCTGGGCATCCCGGCCCGGTACACCGTGGGGTACGCCGTACACGAGGGGTCGGGTCGCCGGTACGTGGTGCGGGACCGGGACGCCCATGCCTGGTGCCAGGTCTGGAACGCGGAGGCGGGCCGGTGGGAGGATTTCGACACGACACCGGCGGATTGGATCGCTCAGGAACGGACGCGGGAATCCGGCTGGTTGTGGTGGCAGGATTTTTGGAGCTGGATCCGGTACCAGGTCGGACTGGCCTGGTGGGGTTACACGCGGTTGCGGCAGTATCTGTTGTGGTTTTTCGTGCCCGTCCTGGCGGTGTTGCTGGTCCAGGTGATGTTTCGTCGCGGCCGGCGTCGCACGGCGCGCTCCGGCGACAACCGCGGGGCCTGGGCCGGGCCGGGGCTGGATTCGGAGTTTTATGAATTGGAGCGATGGCTGGCGGCGCGGGGTTGGGCCCGGCAACCTCACGAACCGCCGGGCCGATGGCTCCGGCGGGTACGGACCGGCTTCCCGGCGGACCTGTGGACGCCGGCCTGGGAGGAGGCCCTGCGCCTGCACTATCGGTACCGATTTGATCCGCGGGGGTTGGAGCCGGCGGACCGGGAACGGTTGCGCCTGCGGGTCCGGGAATGCCTGCAAACGCTGCGGGCGCGGCGCAGGCGCCCTGTGCCGCTAGGCGTCTGA
- a CDS encoding DUF58 domain-containing protein, protein MGGRRRAGRGVHRFRRWLRRRFTPAGLVLLVAMALSGSMGVDPDNAMTYQVFSLLFGLLLASAVSAGWLRGRFEVHRELPRFVTAGVPFRYRVWVRNGTRRVQRGLVVLEEVGQGWVDPAERVLWRRAERRRMRSFRPVMRRRRFWRLPLLCQGALPPLAPGQVGVATLEAVVWRRGLLEMEEVALARTDPLGLVRVLRRLRVPQKLVVLPRRYFVPPLDLPGQPRYQLGGVALATHVGQSEEFVSLRDYRRGDPVRHIHWRSWAKVGRPIVKEFEDEFFVRHALILDTFTDWPEHEAFEAAVSVAASLASAVPTQESLLDLMFVGPEAYRFTAGRGVGHVEQMLEVLASVRPCGTRPFAALEQLVLQYAGEISGCLCVLLAWDGPRRGLVEKLMQLGIPVRVLVVPVDPLPERPDPGPLRVRPDWFTVLEPGRLEEQLARLS, encoded by the coding sequence ATGGGTGGGCGACGTCGGGCGGGCCGTGGCGTGCACCGGTTCCGCCGGTGGCTGCGCCGACGGTTCACGCCGGCAGGTTTGGTGTTGCTTGTGGCGATGGCGTTGAGCGGTTCGATGGGGGTGGATCCCGACAACGCCATGACGTACCAGGTGTTCAGTCTGTTGTTCGGGTTGTTGCTGGCCTCGGCGGTGTCGGCCGGGTGGTTGCGGGGCCGGTTTGAGGTGCATCGGGAATTGCCCCGGTTTGTCACTGCGGGTGTGCCGTTTCGGTACCGGGTGTGGGTGCGGAACGGCACGCGCAGGGTGCAACGGGGCTTGGTGGTATTGGAGGAGGTGGGCCAGGGGTGGGTGGACCCGGCGGAACGGGTGTTGTGGCGGCGGGCGGAGCGGCGTCGGATGCGTTCGTTCCGGCCGGTGATGCGCCGGCGGCGGTTTTGGCGGCTGCCGTTGCTTTGTCAGGGTGCATTGCCGCCGCTGGCCCCGGGGCAGGTGGGGGTGGCCACACTGGAGGCGGTGGTGTGGCGACGCGGGTTGTTGGAGATGGAGGAAGTGGCGCTGGCGCGGACGGATCCCCTGGGGCTGGTACGGGTGCTGCGCCGGTTGCGGGTGCCGCAGAAGCTGGTGGTGTTGCCCCGGCGGTATTTTGTGCCGCCGCTGGATTTGCCCGGGCAACCCCGCTACCAGCTGGGGGGCGTGGCGCTGGCGACGCATGTGGGCCAGAGCGAGGAGTTTGTGAGTCTGCGGGATTATCGCCGGGGCGATCCGGTCCGGCACATTCACTGGCGGAGCTGGGCCAAGGTGGGGCGGCCGATTGTGAAGGAGTTTGAAGACGAGTTTTTTGTGCGGCACGCGCTGATTCTGGACACGTTCACGGACTGGCCGGAACACGAGGCTTTTGAAGCGGCGGTGTCGGTGGCGGCGTCGCTGGCCTCCGCAGTGCCCACGCAGGAATCGCTGTTGGATCTGATGTTTGTGGGGCCGGAGGCGTATCGGTTCACCGCGGGACGCGGGGTGGGCCACGTGGAGCAGATGCTGGAGGTGCTGGCCTCGGTGCGGCCCTGCGGGACACGGCCGTTTGCAGCCCTGGAACAACTGGTCCTGCAGTATGCGGGCGAGATCAGCGGTTGCCTGTGTGTGCTGCTGGCCTGGGACGGGCCGCGGCGGGGTCTGGTGGAGAAGTTGATGCAGCTGGGGATTCCCGTGCGGGTGCTGGTGGTACCCGTGGACCCTCTGCCGGAGCGGCCGGATCCGGGGCCGTTGCGGGTTCGGCCGGACTGGTTCACGGTGCTGGAGCCGGGTCGGTTGGAGGAACAACTGGCGCGGCTGAGTTGA